One genomic region from Quercus robur chromosome 4, dhQueRobu3.1, whole genome shotgun sequence encodes:
- the LOC126724248 gene encoding PHD finger-like domain-containing protein 5A, with the protein MAKHHPDLIMWRKQPGIAIGRLCEKCDGKCVICDSYVRPCTLVRVCDECNYGSFQGRCVICGGVGISDAYYCKECTQQEKDRDGCPKIVNLGSAKTDLFYERKKYGFKKR; encoded by the coding sequence ATGGCCAAGCATCATCCAGATTTGATTATGTGGCGGAAGCAGCCAGGAATTGCTATTGGACGACTTTGTGAAAAATGTGATGGAAAGTGTGTAATATGTGATTCCTACGTGCGCCCTTGCACACTTGTTCGAGTTTGTGATGAATGCAACTATGGATCCTTTCAAGGTCGCTGTGTTATTTGTGGAGGAGTGGGTATTTCTGATGCCTACTATTGCAAAGAGTGTACACAGCAGGAGAAAGATAGGGATGGATGTccaaaaattgtcaatttaggGAGTGCCAAAACAGATCTATTCTATGAACGTAAGAAATATGGTTTTAAGAAAAGATGA